GTGAGGGGCCCGGCAGCGGCGGCGGGGTCCTCGTCGGGGACGAGGCCGGGGACGGGGGCGAGATCGGGCTCGGCCCCGTCGGCCGGCGGGGCCGCGGGCGCGAGGTCGGTGGCGCCGGGAACGTCCGGGACGTCGAGGGCGCCGGTGGTGTCGGCGGCGGGGTGCTCGGGTGTCTCCCCCGCCGGCGGTGCCTGGTCCTCGGAAGTCTCCGAAAGCTCGTCGGCGGTCCGGGGTACGGTCTCCGGCTCCGGCTCCGGCTCCGGCTGCTGCGTCGCCCACGGTGCGGGCGCGCCGCCCGGCAGCGTGGCGGGCGGGGCCGTGTCCGCGTACCACTGCGACGCCAGGGCGGAGGCGGCGAACTCGCCGGACTCCTCCGGGAGGTCGCCGTCGGCCACCGGGATCGTCCACTCACCGGTGTGGCCGGAGGCCCCGGTGCCACTGGTGGGCTCGGCGGTCGTCGCCTCGGTGAAGTTCCACTGGGCCGTCGTGGAGGACGTCGCCGGGTACTCGTGCTCCTGCTGCCGGTTCGGGTCCGGCCAGTGCACCGAGGAGGGCGCGAGGGGCTCGTCGCCCGCACCGGCGTCCGGCGCCTGCGGGTCCTGGGCCTGCTGGTTCTGCGTCTGCACGACCCAGCTGCCCGTGGCCGCCGGGTCCAGGCCCGCGGCCGGGGTCAGCGGCAGGATCATCGGCGGTACGTACCCGTGGCCGGGGGCGGCCAGCGGGTCGTTGGCCAGGTCCTCCGGGGGCAGGTGGACGAAGGCCGTCGCCTCGGCGTCGTACTCGCCGCTCTGCGGGGTCGGCTGCCAGCCGCCGTACTGCTGTCCGTACGGGTCGTGCTGCCCCTGCTGCTCGGTGGGGTCCTCGTTGCTCACGACAGTGCCCTCCCGAGCGCGCGTCGGGCCAGCGCGGCGACGGTGCGGCGCAGATGATGAACGGCCGGAGGCAGCGGGGGTGCCTCTCCCCCGTCGGCCGGCGGGGTCTGGTCCGGGATGCAGGCCGCGGCGACGTACTCGCCGAAGGCGGCCAGCGCGTCGGGGGCCAGGCCGCGTTCGCCGTCCCAGTCGATCAGCGAGGCGATCCAGCGTTCGGCCTCCAGGGGCCGCAACGGCATCGGTGCGACGGCGCCGACCGCGCAGCGCACTCCGCGCCGGGCCGGGTCCAGGACGATCGCCACGGACGCGGTGGCGCGGCCTGGTCCGGTGCGGCCGGTGGCCTTCAGGAAGATCTGCGGGGCGTGCAGCAGCGGCACGCGGACGAAGCCGATCAGCTCGGCGGACGAGAGCATCTCGCGGCCGGCCAGCAGGTGCGAGACCGGGACCTCGCGGCGGGTTCCGCCGGGGCCGGCGACGACCAGCTCGGCCTCCAGGGCCGCCAGGACCGGCAGGGTGTCGCCGGTCGGGGCCGCGGTGGCGATGTTGCCGCCGAGCGTGCCGGCGTTACGGATCTGGGGCGGGCCCGCGGCGCGCGCGGACGCGGCGAGCGCGGGGATGAGGGCGGCGAAGTCGGGCCGCCCCATGCGTGCGTGGGTGAGTCCGGCGCCGAGCAGCGCGTGACCGTCCTGGTAGTGCCAGCCGCGCAGCTCGCTGATCCGCCCGAGGCCGACGAGCCCCGAGGGGCGCAGGAGCCCCTTGTTGACGGCCGACATCAGGTCCGTGCCACCTGCCACAGGAACGGCGGCGGGCATGGCACCGAGTGCCGCCACGGCCTCGTCGAGCGAGGCCGGCAGCGTCACCGACTGCATCGCCTGCGGTGCGTGAGTGGTCAACCCAGCTGCCCCTTTCCGGTCTCCCGGCTGTCCGCCTGTTCCGCCGTACGGTACGTGCTCACAGCCCGGACGTGGCAACTCTGGCACATCTTCCGACCGGCCCGACGCGAGGGTCCGCGAAGGGGGTTTCCGCCCCTGACCTGGAGGATGATCCCGTTTCGCACCTCTTCGGCGCAGAGTGTGAATTGCCACTCTTCAGCGCGTCTCGTATGACTTATTCCCTTCGTGCGGGACGGGCCTCCGGCCACCGCGAACGCCCGTGGTCCCGGTGGCCCGCCCCGACTTCGGTGCCGTCTACACGTTCGGCGGCGCACCCTCGATCGGACGGCCGAGGACACCGGGGCGCCGCTGCCAGGGCAACGGGCCGCCCGGCGGGCGGTAGTCGACGCCCAGGGCGTCAAGTCGCGCGTAGTGCGTGGCCATCCGGCGTTCGAAGTCGGCGAAGTCCCGTTCGGCGGGCGCCGGGAGCCGGGACCAGGCGACCTCGGCGAAGGCGGCGAGCCGGGGGAAGACCTGGTAGTCGACGCGGGCCCGGTTCTGCATGACCTCGGTCCACACATTGGCCTGGGTGCCGAGGACGTGACGGGCCGCCGCTTCGGAGAGGCCCGGCGGCAGGGGCTCGAAGCGGTAGACGTCCTCCAGCGTGCGCACGTACCCGATCGGCATCGGCTCGTCGGGGCCGCCGTCCTGACGGTGGTCCAGGTACACCTGCTGCTCGGGGCACATCACGACGTCGTGGCCGGCCTCCGCGGCGGCGATGCCGCCCGCGTAGCCGCGCCACGAGGACACCGCGGCGCCGTCCGCGAGACCACCCTCCAGGATCTCGTCCCAGCCGATGAGGCGGCGTCCGCGCGCGGTGAGCCAGGTGTCGAAGTGGCGGATGAACCAGGACTGGAGCTCGTCCTCGCCCGCCAGGCCGAGTTCGGCGATCCGGGCCTGGGCCGTCGCGGACTCCTTCCACTGGTCCTTGGGGCACTCGTCGCCGCCGACGTGGATGAACGGCGAGGTGTCGGCCGGGAAGAGGTCGAGGATCTCCTCGAAGACGCCCTCGAAGAAGCGCAGGGTGGTGTCGGTGGGGGCGAGTACGTTCGGATTCACGCCCCAGGTGTCCCAGACGGAGAGGGCGGTCGTGTCGATCACGTCCGTGTTGCCCAGCTCGGGGTACGCGCTGATGGCGGCCTGCGAGTGGCCCGGGATGTCGATCTCCGGGACGACCCTGATGTGCCGTTCGGCGGCGTACGCGACGATTTCGCGGATGTCGTCCTGGGTGTAGAAGCCCCCATGCGGGGTCTCGTCCCACAGCTCGGAGGCACGGTGGCCGTATTTGGTGCGGTCCCGCCAGGCGCCGACCTCGGTGAGCCGGGGGTAGCGCTTGATCTCTACGCGCCAGCCCTGGTCGTCGGTCAGGTGGAAGTGGAAGACGTTCAGTTTGTGGGCGGCGAGGAGGTCCAGGTACCGCAGGACGTCGTCCTTGGGCAGGAAGTGCCGCGAGACGTCGAGCATGAGGCCGCGCCAGGGGAAGCGGGGGCTGTCCTCGATGTCCGTGTACGGGATGACGGTCTTGCCGCCGGGGCTGACGGGCGCGCTACGGAAGGCATCGGGGCCCAGGAGCTGACGGAGCGTCTGCGCCCCCCAGAAGACGCCCGCCGGGCTGCCTCCGTTGATCACGACGCCCATGTCGAGCGTGGTGCTCAACCGGTAGCCCTCCGGCTCCAGTGTCGGGTCCAGGCGCAACTGGATGGCGTGCCCGGCCCCTTCGCGGCCCGGTGCGAGCGGCAGGCCGAACGCGGCTCCGAGGGTGGAGCGCAGCCACCGCTCGGTGCTCTCGGTACCGGCCTGTGCCGTGATCTTGGTGGACCGGTCCAGGAGGAACGCGCACCGGCCCTGGTCGTTGAGGCGCACAGGCGCGGGAATGAGGTTGTCCACGTCAGTCCTTAACCGCTCCGCCCAGTCCCGAGACCAGGCGTCGCTGTACGAGTACGAAGAAGACCAGCACGGGAATGGTCATCACCGTCGAGGCTGCCATGATCCCTCCCCAGTCGTTCTCGTCCGGTTTGAAGAAGACCAGCAGCGCCATCGGAAGCGTCGACTGGGAGGTGTCGCTGATGAGGAACGACTTGGCGAACAGGAAGTCGTTCCAGGTCGAGATGAACGAGAAGACGCTCGTCGCCACGAGGCCCGGGAAGACCAGCGGGAAGAGGATCTGCCACAGGAAGCGGGTGCGGCTCGCCCCGTCGATACAGGCGGCCTCCTCCAGGGCCTCCGGGACGGCCCGCACGAAGCCGCGCAGCATCCAGATCGCGAAGGGGAGCGAGAAGGCGAGGTGCGGCAGGATCAGCGAGCCCAGGGTGTTCAGCTGGCCGAAGTCCCGCATCAGGAAGAACAGCGGGATGGTCAGCGCCTCGACCGGCACCATCTGCGCGACGAGGAACATGATCAGCAGCGTGGTGCGGAACCTGAAGCGGAACCGGGTCACCGCCGTCGCCGCCAGGAAGGCGATCAGGGCGGACGCGATGACGACCGTGCCGGCGACGAACAGGCTGTTGAGGAAGTAGCGGCCGAAATCCTGCTGTTCGAAGACCCGGCGGAACGAGTCGAGGGACGGCGACAGCGTCCAGGGGCGGGCTTCGGTGGACTGGATCTCGCCCGCCGGCTTGAAGGCGGAGAGCACCATCCAGTAGAGCGGGAAGGCGACCGCGGCGGCGATGAGCAGCGCCGCGGCCTCGGCGGCCAGCCGGCCG
The Streptomyces sp. NBC_00234 DNA segment above includes these coding regions:
- a CDS encoding 2Fe-2S iron-sulfur cluster-binding protein, whose amino-acid sequence is MSNEDPTEQQGQHDPYGQQYGGWQPTPQSGEYDAEATAFVHLPPEDLANDPLAAPGHGYVPPMILPLTPAAGLDPAATGSWVVQTQNQQAQDPQAPDAGAGDEPLAPSSVHWPDPNRQQEHEYPATSSTTAQWNFTEATTAEPTSGTGASGHTGEWTIPVADGDLPEESGEFAASALASQWYADTAPPATLPGGAPAPWATQQPEPEPEPETVPRTADELSETSEDQAPPAGETPEHPAADTTGALDVPDVPGATDLAPAAPPADGAEPDLAPVPGLVPDEDPAAAAGPLTGAPSEHPSASYVLHVNGADRPVSDAWIGESLLYVLRERLGLAGAKDGCSQGECGACNVQVDGRLVASCLVPAATAAGSEVRTVEGLAVDGEPSDVQRALAACGAVQCGFCIPGMAMTIHDLLEGNHAPSELETRQALCGNLCRCSGYRGVLDAVGEVIAGREASAEAAASEPADEARIPHQAAPGAGSVQPHPHEGGDL
- a CDS encoding FAD binding domain-containing protein — its product is MTTHAPQAMQSVTLPASLDEAVAALGAMPAAVPVAGGTDLMSAVNKGLLRPSGLVGLGRISELRGWHYQDGHALLGAGLTHARMGRPDFAALIPALAASARAAGPPQIRNAGTLGGNIATAAPTGDTLPVLAALEAELVVAGPGGTRREVPVSHLLAGREMLSSAELIGFVRVPLLHAPQIFLKATGRTGPGRATASVAIVLDPARRGVRCAVGAVAPMPLRPLEAERWIASLIDWDGERGLAPDALAAFGEYVAAACIPDQTPPADGGEAPPLPPAVHHLRRTVAALARRALGRALS
- a CDS encoding beta-N-acetylhexosaminidase, which produces MDNLIPAPVRLNDQGRCAFLLDRSTKITAQAGTESTERWLRSTLGAAFGLPLAPGREGAGHAIQLRLDPTLEPEGYRLSTTLDMGVVINGGSPAGVFWGAQTLRQLLGPDAFRSAPVSPGGKTVIPYTDIEDSPRFPWRGLMLDVSRHFLPKDDVLRYLDLLAAHKLNVFHFHLTDDQGWRVEIKRYPRLTEVGAWRDRTKYGHRASELWDETPHGGFYTQDDIREIVAYAAERHIRVVPEIDIPGHSQAAISAYPELGNTDVIDTTALSVWDTWGVNPNVLAPTDTTLRFFEGVFEEILDLFPADTSPFIHVGGDECPKDQWKESATAQARIAELGLAGEDELQSWFIRHFDTWLTARGRRLIGWDEILEGGLADGAAVSSWRGYAGGIAAAEAGHDVVMCPEQQVYLDHRQDGGPDEPMPIGYVRTLEDVYRFEPLPPGLSEAAARHVLGTQANVWTEVMQNRARVDYQVFPRLAAFAEVAWSRLPAPAERDFADFERRMATHYARLDALGVDYRPPGGPLPWQRRPGVLGRPIEGAPPNV
- a CDS encoding carbohydrate ABC transporter permease, which gives rise to MPGTRFRVRRPGRLAAEAAALLIAAAVAFPLYWMVLSAFKPAGEIQSTEARPWTLSPSLDSFRRVFEQQDFGRYFLNSLFVAGTVVIASALIAFLAATAVTRFRFRFRTTLLIMFLVAQMVPVEALTIPLFFLMRDFGQLNTLGSLILPHLAFSLPFAIWMLRGFVRAVPEALEEAACIDGASRTRFLWQILFPLVFPGLVATSVFSFISTWNDFLFAKSFLISDTSQSTLPMALLVFFKPDENDWGGIMAASTVMTIPVLVFFVLVQRRLVSGLGGAVKD